One window of Armatimonadota bacterium genomic DNA carries:
- a CDS encoding glycosyltransferase family 1 protein produces MTTIAIDASALAGAMSGTPRYIRELIRALGMLPTQEKFLILHRGRRAQAPVPPTMETVAANVPLWLSVFVPYALVRKRCRLIHFPYAAMPPWLPCSSVTTVHDLAFVRHPEWFTPRMAHMLRRTWLPAIRRADHLLCVSEFTRREVMELPGTEPGRITVAHHGVGSMWHLSREQEGLAHPNQGRPYILAVGTISPRKNYARLIEAFAQASPQLGGLDLCMVGSPGWGVDNLAQVAAQYGVGARVRLPGAASDHDLLAWYHHAQALAFVSLYEGFGLPLLEAMAQGVPCLTSNGSALAEVAADAAELVDPLDAAAIAEGLVRVCVDADLRARLRERGLARAREFTWEACARTTMQAYRAALSR; encoded by the coding sequence ATGACCACTATCGCCATAGACGCCTCGGCGCTGGCCGGGGCGATGTCGGGCACCCCGCGCTACATCCGGGAGCTGATTCGCGCCCTGGGGATGCTGCCGACGCAGGAGAAGTTCCTCATCCTGCACCGCGGCCGGCGCGCGCAGGCGCCGGTGCCCCCGACGATGGAGACGGTAGCGGCCAACGTGCCGCTGTGGCTGAGCGTGTTCGTGCCCTACGCGCTGGTGCGCAAGCGCTGCCGGCTCATCCACTTTCCCTATGCAGCGATGCCGCCCTGGCTGCCGTGCTCGTCGGTCACGACCGTCCACGACCTGGCCTTCGTACGACACCCCGAATGGTTCACGCCGCGCATGGCGCACATGCTTCGTCGCACTTGGCTGCCGGCCATCCGGCGAGCGGACCACCTCCTGTGCGTGTCCGAGTTCACCCGACGCGAGGTGATGGAATTGCCGGGAACCGAGCCCGGCCGGATCACGGTCGCGCACCACGGGGTGGGGTCGATGTGGCACTTGAGCAGGGAACAGGAGGGGCTCGCCCATCCCAACCAGGGGCGCCCCTACATCCTCGCGGTCGGTACCATCAGCCCCCGTAAGAACTACGCCCGGCTGATTGAAGCCTTCGCCCAGGCGTCGCCGCAGCTCGGGGGGCTGGACCTGTGCATGGTCGGCAGCCCCGGTTGGGGAGTGGACAACCTGGCCCAGGTGGCGGCGCAGTACGGCGTCGGTGCCCGCGTCAGGCTCCCCGGCGCTGCCAGCGACCACGACCTGCTGGCCTGGTACCACCACGCGCAGGCCCTCGCTTTCGTCTCGTTGTACGAGGGCTTTGGCCTGCCTTTGCTGGAGGCGATGGCGCAGGGCGTTCCGTGTCTCACCTCCAACGGTTCGGCGCTGGCGGAAGTGGCTGCGGACGCGGCCGAACTGGTGGACCCACTGGACGCAGCCGCCATCGCCGAAGGCCTGGTGAGGGTCTGTGTGGACGCTGACTTGAGGGCGCGGCTGCGCGAGCGCGGACTGGCGCGCGCACGGGAGTTCACCTGGGAGGCGTGTGCCCGTACTACGATGCAGGCGTATCGCGCAGCGCTCTCCAGGTGA
- a CDS encoding 2-isopropylmalate synthase, with product MTATSAAQRKRKSTKTRIAIFDTTLRDAEQCPGGRMSTSEKLQVAHQLARLGVDVIEAGFPYSSPGDFEAVRQIVKDVQGPTITALSLCRPEGIDRTAEALRGGKRVRLHVFLSTSPQHREAILRKTKDEVIELAVASVKRARQQVPEVEFSPMDATRTEFDFLCQVVEATIEAGAAIINIPDTLGYALPQEFGDLIRRLRESVPNADRVVFSVHCHDDLGLATANSLAGVQNGATQVECTINGLGERAGNAALEEIALILDTRRELKRRFATGINLKEIYRSSRLVRDITGIAVQPNKAIVGANAFAHSSGVHVDGVIKLLKQRQSFEIIRPQKIGLEKSEIVLTSRSGRKAVGHRLSELGYQLGAAELEQTYQRFLVLADQRKEVSDDELESIVADELRRVPGVYQLDYLHVVGGSGVMPSATVRLLREGKELTAAALGVGPVDAVYKAIDSLVQERHRLVDFSVKSVTGGTDALGEVYVRLADEDDHEFSGRGSSTDIIDASAKAYVQALNRLADRRTLRRGRRKVKRPA from the coding sequence ATGACCGCCACTAGCGCGGCACAGAGGAAGCGGAAGAGCACCAAGACCCGAATCGCCATCTTCGACACTACCCTGCGCGATGCCGAGCAGTGCCCGGGCGGCAGAATGAGCACGTCGGAGAAGTTGCAGGTCGCCCATCAGTTGGCCCGGTTGGGGGTGGATGTGATTGAGGCCGGGTTCCCCTATTCGTCGCCGGGTGATTTCGAGGCGGTGCGGCAGATCGTGAAAGACGTGCAGGGGCCGACGATCACTGCGCTCAGCCTCTGCCGGCCCGAGGGTATTGACCGCACCGCCGAGGCCTTGCGGGGCGGCAAGCGGGTGCGCCTCCACGTTTTCCTCAGCACCTCCCCTCAGCATCGGGAGGCGATCCTGCGCAAGACCAAGGACGAAGTGATCGAGCTGGCAGTGGCCTCGGTGAAGCGCGCGCGCCAGCAGGTGCCGGAGGTGGAGTTCTCCCCCATGGACGCCACCCGCACCGAGTTCGATTTTCTGTGCCAGGTCGTCGAGGCGACCATCGAGGCGGGCGCCGCGATCATCAACATCCCGGATACCCTGGGCTACGCCCTACCGCAGGAGTTCGGCGACCTCATCCGCCGGCTGCGCGAGTCGGTGCCCAACGCCGACCGGGTGGTTTTCAGCGTACACTGCCACGACGACCTGGGCCTCGCCACCGCCAACTCGCTGGCGGGGGTGCAAAACGGCGCCACCCAGGTGGAGTGCACCATCAACGGCTTGGGCGAGCGCGCCGGCAACGCGGCGCTGGAGGAGATCGCGCTCATCCTCGACACCCGGCGCGAGTTGAAGCGCCGGTTCGCCACCGGCATCAACCTCAAGGAGATCTACCGCAGCTCGCGCCTGGTGCGGGACATCACCGGCATCGCGGTGCAACCGAACAAGGCGATCGTCGGGGCGAACGCGTTCGCCCATTCCTCCGGGGTGCATGTTGACGGCGTGATCAAGCTGCTCAAGCAGCGGCAGAGCTTCGAGATCATCCGGCCGCAGAAGATCGGGCTGGAGAAGAGCGAGATCGTGCTCACCAGCCGCTCGGGCCGCAAGGCAGTGGGACACCGGCTCTCGGAGCTGGGCTATCAACTGGGCGCCGCCGAGTTGGAGCAGACCTATCAGCGCTTCCTGGTGCTGGCCGACCAGCGTAAAGAGGTCAGCGACGACGAGCTGGAATCCATCGTCGCCGATGAGCTGCGCCGGGTGCCGGGCGTTTATCAGCTGGACTATCTTCACGTCGTCGGCGGCAGCGGGGTCATGCCCTCGGCGACGGTGCGCCTGCTGCGCGAGGGGAAAGAGTTGACCGCCGCCGCCTTGGGCGTGGGGCCGGTGGACGCGGTCTACAAAGCGATAGACTCACTGGTGCAGGAGCGCCACCGCCTGGTGGACTTCTCGGTCAAGTCGGTCACCGGGGGCACCGACGCCCTGGGCGAGGTGTACGTGCGGTTGGCGGACGAGGATGACCACGAGTTCAGCGGCCGCGGGTCGAGCACCGACATCATTGACGCCAGCGCCAAGGCGTACGTGCAGGCCCTCAACCGCCTGGCTGACCGGCGCACCCTGCGGCGCGGTCGCCGCAAGGTCAAGCGCCCCGCCTGA
- the ilvC gene encoding ketol-acid reductoisomerase yields MVTVYYDDDADLGLLKGKTIAIIGYGIQGRSQALNLRDSGLQVVVADLPDSVNWKKAAQDGMNPIATPDAAKQGDLIQILTEDHVQAAVYRSQIAPHLAEGNALVFSHGFNIHYHQIVPPATVDVFMVAPKGPGALVRALYEEGRGVPGLLAVHQDHTGKAKELGLAYAKGIGCTRAGVLETTFKEETETDLFGEQAVLCGGVSELIKAGFEVLTEAGYQPESAYLEVCHELKLIVDLIHEHGIQGMRKRVSDTAEYGDMSRGRRVIDEHVRDAMRKLLAEVQSGEFAREWILENQAGRPVFNALEAQQAEHELEQVGAQLREMMPWLTR; encoded by the coding sequence ATGGTTACGGTTTACTACGACGACGACGCCGACTTGGGGCTGCTCAAGGGGAAAACGATCGCCATCATCGGCTATGGTATCCAGGGGCGCAGCCAGGCGCTGAATCTGCGCGACAGCGGCCTCCAGGTAGTGGTCGCGGACCTGCCCGACTCGGTCAACTGGAAGAAAGCGGCGCAGGACGGGATGAACCCCATCGCCACCCCCGATGCGGCCAAGCAGGGCGACCTCATACAAATCCTGACCGAGGATCACGTGCAAGCCGCCGTCTATCGGAGCCAGATCGCGCCCCACCTGGCGGAGGGCAACGCCCTGGTGTTCTCGCACGGCTTCAACATCCACTACCACCAGATCGTCCCCCCGGCAACGGTGGACGTTTTTATGGTCGCGCCCAAGGGACCGGGGGCGCTGGTGCGCGCGCTCTATGAGGAGGGGCGCGGAGTGCCCGGCCTGCTGGCGGTGCACCAGGACCACACCGGCAAGGCCAAGGAGCTGGGTCTCGCCTATGCCAAGGGCATCGGTTGCACGCGCGCCGGCGTGCTCGAGACCACCTTCAAGGAGGAGACCGAGACCGACCTCTTCGGCGAGCAAGCGGTGCTGTGCGGCGGCGTCTCCGAGCTCATCAAGGCCGGCTTCGAGGTGCTAACTGAGGCGGGCTACCAGCCGGAGAGCGCCTACCTGGAGGTGTGCCACGAGCTCAAGCTCATCGTTGATCTCATCCACGAGCATGGCATCCAGGGCATGCGCAAGCGCGTCAGCGACACCGCGGAGTATGGCGACATGTCGCGCGGGAGGCGGGTGATTGACGAGCACGTGCGTGACGCGATGCGGAAGCTCCTGGCCGAGGTGCAAAGCGGGGAATTCGCGCGCGAGTGGATTCTGGAAAACCAGGCAGGGCGCCCGGTGTTCAATGCGCTGGAGGCGCAGCAGGCGGAGCATGAGCTAGAGCAGGTGGGGGCGCAGTTGCGCGAGATGATGCCATGGCTGACGCGATAG
- the ilvN gene encoding acetolactate synthase small subunit: MRHTISVLVENQPGVLARCAGLFARRGFNIESLAVSTTEAPQTSRMTIVVEGPEWVLEQISKQLYKLRDVIKVLDHIGDPVVSRELALIKVKAHPDARNEIMQVAAIFRSNIVDVAADTLIIEATGNEEKISALENLLAKHGIVEMVRTGKVVLVRGAKQT, translated from the coding sequence ATGCGACACACCATCTCTGTGCTGGTAGAGAACCAACCCGGGGTGCTCGCCCGCTGCGCGGGGTTGTTCGCGCGGCGCGGGTTCAACATCGAGAGCCTGGCCGTCAGCACCACCGAGGCCCCCCAGACCTCGCGCATGACGATCGTGGTCGAGGGGCCGGAATGGGTGCTGGAGCAGATCAGCAAGCAGCTCTACAAGCTGCGCGACGTCATCAAGGTGCTCGACCACATCGGCGACCCGGTGGTCTCGCGCGAGCTGGCGCTAATCAAGGTCAAGGCGCACCCCGACGCGCGCAATGAGATCATGCAGGTCGCGGCCATCTTCCGCAGCAACATCGTGGACGTCGCCGCCGACACCCTCATCATCGAGGCCACCGGCAACGAGGAGAAGATCAGCGCCCTGGAGAACCTGTTGGCGAAGCACGGCATCGTCGAGATGGTGCGCACCGGCAAGGTCGTCCTCGTGCGCGGGGCCAAGCAGACGTGA
- the ilvB gene encoding biosynthetic-type acetolactate synthase large subunit, with protein sequence MRMTGAQALLEGFKREGVEVIFGYPGGALLPISDALYHEQEIRHILVRHEQAAAHAADGYARATGKVGVCLATSGPGATNLVTGIATAYMDSIPLVAVTGQVVTAAIGRDSFQEADITGITMPITKHNYLVKDVRELPRVIKEAFYIASTGRRGPVLIDLPRDVAQAELDFEYPDKVELRGYQPQAKGHPLQVKKAAALIAGAERPVIIAGGGVVASEAADELAKFAELINTPVTATLMGKGVFPERNGLSLGMPGMHGTAYSNYALNGADVIIAAGMRFDDRVTGKLETFAPNAKFIHIDIDPAEIGKSVPPAVPIVGDVKLVLQALMKRLDQQDHSPWLAQIQEWKERYPLSYKGDGLKPQMIVEEIHKITGGDAIITTEVGQNQRWAAQFYPCQRPRRFLSSGGLGTMGYGFPAAIGAQVAFPDAVVWDIAGDGSIQMNIQELATAVANKLAVKVAILNNCYLGMVRQWQELFFGGRYSCVDVSCGMPNFVTLAEAYGAVGIRVEQEQEVRPALRKAMRVRDRPCLIDFRINREENVMPMVPAGGSIDQMMID encoded by the coding sequence ATGCGAATGACAGGCGCGCAGGCGCTGTTGGAGGGCTTCAAGCGCGAGGGGGTCGAGGTCATCTTCGGCTATCCGGGGGGGGCGTTGCTGCCGATCTCGGATGCGCTTTATCACGAACAGGAGATCCGGCACATCCTGGTGCGGCACGAGCAAGCGGCGGCGCACGCCGCCGACGGCTACGCGCGCGCGACGGGCAAGGTCGGGGTGTGCCTGGCGACCTCGGGCCCCGGGGCGACCAACCTCGTCACCGGCATCGCCACGGCGTACATGGATTCGATCCCACTGGTGGCGGTCACCGGGCAGGTGGTCACCGCGGCGATCGGTCGCGACTCCTTCCAGGAGGCCGACATCACCGGCATCACCATGCCCATCACCAAGCACAACTACCTGGTCAAGGACGTGCGCGAGCTGCCGCGCGTGATCAAGGAGGCCTTCTACATCGCCTCCACCGGCCGCCGCGGCCCGGTGCTGATTGATCTGCCGCGCGACGTCGCCCAGGCCGAGCTCGATTTCGAGTATCCCGACAAGGTCGAGCTGCGCGGCTATCAGCCGCAGGCCAAGGGCCACCCACTGCAAGTCAAGAAGGCCGCGGCGCTCATTGCCGGCGCGGAGCGGCCGGTGATCATCGCCGGGGGCGGCGTGGTGGCGTCGGAGGCCGCGGACGAGCTGGCGAAGTTCGCCGAGCTCATCAACACGCCGGTGACGGCCACACTCATGGGCAAGGGCGTGTTCCCGGAGCGCAACGGGCTGTCGCTGGGGATGCCGGGCATGCACGGTACCGCCTACTCCAACTACGCCCTCAACGGCGCCGACGTCATCATCGCCGCGGGCATGCGCTTCGACGACCGCGTGACGGGCAAGCTCGAGACCTTCGCCCCCAACGCCAAGTTCATCCACATTGATATTGACCCGGCGGAGATCGGCAAGTCGGTGCCGCCGGCGGTGCCCATCGTGGGCGACGTCAAGCTCGTGCTCCAGGCGCTGATGAAACGCCTCGACCAGCAGGATCATTCGCCGTGGCTGGCGCAGATTCAGGAGTGGAAGGAGCGCTACCCGCTGTCCTACAAGGGGGACGGGCTGAAACCGCAGATGATCGTCGAGGAGATCCATAAGATCACGGGGGGCGACGCCATCATCACGACCGAGGTGGGACAGAACCAGAGGTGGGCGGCGCAGTTCTACCCCTGCCAGCGGCCGCGGCGGTTTCTGTCGTCCGGCGGCCTGGGCACCATGGGCTACGGGTTCCCGGCGGCGATCGGGGCGCAGGTTGCGTTCCCGGACGCCGTGGTGTGGGACATCGCCGGCGACGGCAGCATCCAGATGAACATTCAGGAGCTGGCGACGGCGGTGGCGAACAAGCTGGCGGTGAAGGTGGCGATCCTCAACAACTGCTACCTGGGCATGGTGCGCCAGTGGCAGGAGCTGTTTTTCGGCGGGCGCTACTCGTGCGTTGACGTGTCGTGCGGGATGCCCAACTTCGTCACGCTGGCGGAGGCCTACGGCGCGGTGGGGATACGCGTGGAGCAGGAGCAGGAGGTGCGGCCGGCGCTGCGCAAGGCGATGCGCGTGCGCGATCGCCCGTGCCTGATTGACTTCCGCATCAACCGCGAGGAAAACGTGATGCCGATGGTGCCGGCGGGCGGCTCCATTGACCAGATGATGATTGATTAG